GCGGCGTCCTTTTTGTTGTTTTCTTTAAGTTTAATTTTGGCAAGATATAAATAAATTTTGGGATTTATAAATTTATTTGGAATTAAAAATTCCATTTTTTCCATTATTTTAAATGAATTTTTAAAATCATTATGTTTATACATATTTTTTATGATTTTAAATAATAAATCCGATGCCGATTTTTCATATATAGCCATATCTTTTTCGGGCAGCAGGTAGCTAAACAATATTCTTTTTAAGTATTCAAGACTTGTTTCGTATTTTTTATTTTTTTTATAAAATTCTGCTAAAAATTTCAAAGCGGATAATTTAATTTCGGGATAATCCGTTTCCAGCGACTCATTTTTTATGTATTTAAGTCCCGCCGGATTATTTTGCTTTATTAAAGATATTCCGTAATATAGCGCCGAAGCGTGATAATAGTAATCCGAACAATATTTAGAGGAATTTGCGAAAAGATTTTGCGCAGCCATGTATTTTTTTTCTTTTAAAAAGATAAGCCCTTCAAAATAATATTTATAACACAAATCCTTTTCTTTCGGATAAAATAAATTTTTATTATTTAAAATTATTAATGCATCGGATAAATTATTTCTATATTTTATAAGATAATTCAAATAGACCGACTTGAAATAATTTCCGCGTTTCTTTAAATATTCTATTTTTTTTAAAATAGTCTTGACATCGTCTTCGTTGAATAATTTATTTGCTTCTTTTACTTTTCGATAAGCCGCATAAGAAAGGGTTAAATAAATAAGAGACCTGTCATTTAACCCCGCTCCCTTTTCCGTTTTTTTTAGTAAAAAATCGAAATCTCTTATAGAGCGCCTGTAATTTTTAAGATTAAAATCGCATCTTGCCATATAAAATATGACATCATAAATTTTTTTATAATCCGGGTTTTTATATATAATTCTTTGAAAATAGGGCTTTGCCATAAAGAAGTCCCTGTATTTATAAAGTATTTTGCCGTATAAGTAATATACATCGGATGAAAATGTTTTTCGGAGCGGTTCGTTGTCCAATATAAATTTAACCCCGTTCAATGCGCTTCCTAAGTCGCCCACGTTATAATATTCCACGGCTTTACGATACAACATAAGGGCTTTTTTATTTTCGACCGGCGCCGTTTTTCCATAAGCTTTATTTAGAAAAAAAGAGTGCGTTGCCAATAAAACTATTAAAGCGATAAAAATAGGCCGATTTTTTTTATTTCTTTCTATTTTTTTCATATCTTTTTAATTTTTCTATAAGGGTGGTCCTGTTTAAGCCAAGCATTCTTGCGGCTTTTTCTTTTACCCCTCCGGATGTTTCCATAGCCTTTCGTATAATCTCGAACTCGATTTCTTCGATTTTATCCTTAAGATTGAACTTACAATCTTCGGAGCTCATTTGCATGTCTTTGATATTCGGCACAGTTAAATTGTTAATCGCATCTTTTTTTTCTATTTTATTATTTTCCGTATTTGCGCCGCTTTTAAAATATTTTTCGGGTATATCTTTGTTCGTGATTAAACCGCTTTCGTTTAATACTACAAGCATCTCGATAAGATTTTCTATTTCCCTGATATTTCCGTACCAGTCGTAATTCAGAAGGGTTGCAAGCGCATCTTCCGACATACCGTAAATCTGATTATTTTGATATGCGCTGAATTTTTTTAAAAAATAATAGATTAATATAATAATGTCCGTTTTTCTCTCTCTTAAGGGAGCTAAATGAATCGGGATAACATTAATTCTGTAATAAAAATCCTCCCTGAACAGATTTTTTACAATCAAATCCTCAAGATTTTTATTTGTCGCAGAGATAATTCTTGCATCTATTTTTTTTGCCTTTATAGCGCCGATAGGTTCTATTTCGCGTTCCTGGATTACCCTTAAAAGCTTTACCTGGAGCGAAAGACTCATATCGCCGATTTCGTCTAAAAATATGGTAGATTTATCGGCAAGCTCGAATCTTCCGGGTTTATCGTTAAAAGCCCCCGTAAAAGCCCCCTTTTTATATCCGAAAAGTTCGCTTTCGAGAAGCCCTTCGGGGAAAGCTCCGCAATTTATGGAAACCATCGGCTTTTGATTTCTGTTAGATTTGCCGTGTATTAACCTTGCTATAAGCTCCTTTCCCGTTCCTGATTCCCCCGTTATTAACACATTGCTGTCGGATTGCGATATTTTATAGGCTTTTTCAACGGTTGTCCTGATATGATTTGAAATCCCGTATATATTAATCCCGCGAGAGCCCCCGGTATCAATATCCGTGTCGTCAAATCTTTGACATAAATCTGCCAAAAGGGAGGATTCTTTATCGATAAAAGCGTTATAATGTTTTTTCTTAAAAATTTTTGAATCTATAAATTTTTCATAATTAAGATATTTAATATTTTCAGGGTGAATTATATGGTCGATGTCATGTTTTATAAAAAAGATTAAATCATCCGTATTTAAATTGTAAATGCTCTCGATATATACAAAAAGCTTTACATTTCTTTTGGGGGATATTTTTGATATTTTAGATATAAAAGTTTTATTATTTTCTATAATAATGTAAGTATTATTGCCTACATTGGCGGGAAGTTCTTCGATGTTTTTCAGTACGCTTATCTTGTCTTCGCCTATAGT
The Candidatus Acidulodesulfobacterium ferriphilum genome window above contains:
- a CDS encoding AAA family ATPase; this translates as MSNFSQTEKNFKSLVYIIIKSKATISLLKNGLKKTIGEDKISVLKNIEELPANVGNNTYIIIENNKTFISKISKISPKRNVKLFVYIESIYNLNTDDLIFFIKHDIDHIIHPENIKYLNYEKFIDSKIFKKKHYNAFIDKESSLLADLCQRFDDTDIDTGGSRGINIYGISNHIRTTVEKAYKISQSDSNVLITGESGTGKELIARLIHGKSNRNQKPMVSINCGAFPEGLLESELFGYKKGAFTGAFNDKPGRFELADKSTIFLDEIGDMSLSLQVKLLRVIQEREIEPIGAIKAKKIDARIISATNKNLEDLIVKNLFREDFYYRINVIPIHLAPLRERKTDIIILIYYFLKKFSAYQNNQIYGMSEDALATLLNYDWYGNIREIENLIEMLVVLNESGLITNKDIPEKYFKSGANTENNKIEKKDAINNLTVPNIKDMQMSSEDCKFNLKDKIEEIEFEIIRKAMETSGGVKEKAARMLGLNRTTLIEKLKRYEKNRKK